Proteins found in one Promicromonospora sukumoe genomic segment:
- a CDS encoding FAD binding domain-containing protein, producing MDLDIDTVRIARTRADCVLRPGEAFLGGGTSLYSEPVPAGVTGLVDLTGLGWEPWSMDGSGLRVSGTCTLAELEAGPGALGGAGAVGGAGSFGGPGSLAGRGSLGGPAGAAGPYRALGIVGECVSALSLSAKVARVATVGGNLALGLPAGSMIGLFAALDARAVVWTPNGGSAAAGSREVAVADLITGAGVAALAPGEVLREVRVPGPVLGQRTVFRRASLTPTGRTAAMVTGRALPGGGGSGRSGDGGRGDGPGRVLLVLSGSVPRPVLAELAPGEHDRLDRLIDAIDAASAADTADVAGANGVAETAGGAGDVGWYEDTHGSVAWRAAMTRRLAHEALEELGGAA from the coding sequence ATGGACCTGGACATCGACACCGTGCGGATCGCACGGACGCGCGCCGACTGCGTGCTGCGGCCCGGCGAGGCGTTCCTGGGCGGGGGCACCTCCCTGTATTCGGAGCCAGTGCCCGCCGGGGTGACCGGCCTGGTGGACCTGACGGGGCTCGGCTGGGAGCCGTGGTCCATGGACGGGTCCGGGCTACGTGTGTCCGGCACGTGCACCCTGGCGGAGCTGGAGGCCGGGCCAGGGGCGCTCGGGGGTGCTGGGGCTGTCGGTGGTGCCGGGTCTTTCGGGGGCCCTGGGTCGCTCGCGGGCCGTGGTTCTCTCGGTGGCCCGGCCGGCGCGGCTGGTCCGTATCGCGCGCTTGGGATCGTGGGGGAGTGCGTCAGCGCGCTGTCGCTCTCGGCCAAGGTCGCGCGGGTCGCGACCGTCGGCGGAAACCTGGCGCTCGGGCTGCCCGCCGGGTCGATGATCGGCCTGTTCGCGGCACTCGACGCGCGGGCGGTGGTGTGGACGCCGAACGGCGGCTCCGCTGCTGCCGGTTCGCGCGAGGTCGCCGTGGCTGACCTAATCACTGGCGCGGGCGTGGCGGCCCTGGCACCGGGGGAGGTGCTGCGCGAGGTGCGGGTGCCGGGTCCGGTGCTCGGGCAGCGCACCGTGTTCCGGCGGGCCTCGCTCACCCCGACCGGCCGGACGGCGGCCATGGTCACGGGACGGGCGCTGCCCGGCGGTGGCGGGAGCGGCCGTAGCGGCGACGGCGGTCGTGGCGACGGGCCGGGGCGGGTGCTGCTCGTCCTGAGCGGGTCGGTGCCGAGGCCCGTGCTCGCGGAGCTCGCGCCCGGGGAGCACGACCGGCTGGACCGGCTGATCGACGCGATCGACGCGGCCTCTGCGGCTGACACGGCTGACGTGGCTGGTGCGAACGGCGTGGCCGAAACGGCTGGCGGGGCCGGCGACGTCGGCTGGTACGAGGACACGCACGGCTCCGTAGCCTGGCGCGCCGCGATGACCCGGCGTCTGGCGCACGAGGCACTGGAAGAACTGGGTGGTGCGGCATGA
- a CDS encoding MurR/RpiR family transcriptional regulator, giving the protein MTSLADRPLEDRIAAGYRELSPQERRAADALLDHLGDLGTYRATELAALAGVSKATMSRLFRKLGYEDFEGLREDLRTQRGRGLPIAVDPAPGLRERLEQEVKNLEKVYAALDDATLDGIAGALATARDVVVVGRRGSLGPATQLRRNLIQVRGRVHLAPGPGQSLADDLVGLGPDDVVVVVSIRRHAFRVGEMVEALLADGVRVLLLADSSLRHLAGTVTWWIECPITTEGAFDSLVAPVSVVAMLSDRVHEALDGAGARVEAIDARYELLREIDER; this is encoded by the coding sequence ATGACGTCGCTCGCGGACCGCCCGCTCGAGGACCGCATCGCCGCCGGCTACCGGGAGCTGTCCCCGCAGGAGCGGCGCGCGGCCGACGCCCTGCTCGACCACCTCGGCGACCTCGGGACCTACCGCGCCACCGAGCTCGCCGCCCTGGCGGGGGTCTCGAAGGCGACCATGAGCCGGCTGTTCCGCAAGCTCGGCTACGAGGACTTCGAGGGGCTGCGCGAGGACCTGCGCACCCAGCGCGGGCGCGGCCTGCCGATCGCCGTCGACCCCGCGCCCGGGCTGCGCGAGCGGCTGGAGCAGGAGGTCAAGAACCTGGAGAAGGTCTACGCGGCGCTCGACGACGCGACGCTCGACGGAATCGCCGGAGCGCTCGCGACCGCGCGCGACGTCGTGGTCGTCGGACGGCGGGGTTCGCTCGGTCCCGCGACCCAGCTCCGGCGCAACCTCATCCAGGTGCGCGGGCGCGTGCACCTCGCGCCCGGCCCCGGCCAGTCGCTCGCCGACGACCTGGTGGGCCTCGGCCCCGACGACGTCGTCGTCGTGGTCTCGATCCGGCGGCACGCGTTCCGCGTGGGCGAGATGGTCGAGGCCCTGCTGGCCGACGGCGTCCGCGTGCTGCTGCTCGCCGACTCCAGCCTGCGGCACCTCGCCGGCACCGTGACCTGGTGGATCGAGTGCCCCATCACGACCGAGGGTGCGTTCGACTCGCTGGTCGCGCCCGTCAGCGTCGTCGCGATGCTGTCCGACCGGGTGCACGAGGCGCTCGACGGCGCCGGCGCCCGCGTGGAGGCGATCGACGCCCGGTACGAGCTGCTCCGCGAGATCGACGAGAGGTGA
- a CDS encoding allantoate amidohydrolase, translating into MSRIGTTDWVMDRCDDLTRHSARPDALERVYLSPEHAAANIAVRAWMLDAGLDTETDAAGNLWGRRAADGTPQRPGTAGEPALVLGSHLDTVPDAGRYDGMLGVILAIAVAHRLRDTALPFALEVVGFSDEEGTRFGKALLGSCAASGQWDEAWWDQADVDGVTLRDAFEKFGLAPDRVGDAARNPADLVGYLEAHIEQGPVLEAEDLPLAYVTSIAGARRFVLTVTGEARHAGGTPFARRRDALVAAAHLVTRIEELAIAAGCLATVGELHVEPGAVNVIPGRAELTLDLRGRTDAGRDALWEQIAAAGREIADARGVEFEHTETHEAPSTACSPRLSQAVATGITQATAASSDPLGLWSPAGHDGMAMAAVTDVGMLFLRCRDGISHHPDEHVDPADVALALDAYTAAVLALAEEAS; encoded by the coding sequence GTGAGCAGGATCGGCACCACCGACTGGGTCATGGACCGGTGCGACGACCTGACGCGCCACTCCGCGCGGCCCGACGCCCTGGAGCGCGTGTACCTCTCGCCCGAGCACGCCGCCGCGAACATCGCCGTGCGGGCCTGGATGCTCGACGCCGGACTGGACACCGAGACCGACGCCGCCGGCAACCTCTGGGGCCGCCGCGCCGCCGACGGCACGCCCCAGCGCCCCGGCACCGCGGGCGAGCCCGCGCTCGTGCTCGGGTCCCACCTGGACACCGTGCCCGACGCCGGGCGGTACGACGGGATGCTCGGCGTGATCCTCGCGATCGCCGTCGCGCACCGGCTGCGCGACACCGCCCTGCCGTTCGCGTTGGAGGTCGTCGGGTTCTCCGACGAGGAGGGCACCCGGTTCGGGAAGGCGCTGCTCGGGAGCTGCGCGGCGTCGGGCCAGTGGGACGAGGCGTGGTGGGACCAGGCCGACGTCGACGGCGTGACCCTGCGCGACGCGTTCGAGAAGTTCGGCCTCGCCCCCGACCGCGTGGGCGACGCCGCCCGGAACCCCGCTGACCTGGTCGGATACCTGGAGGCGCACATCGAGCAGGGGCCCGTGCTGGAGGCCGAGGACCTGCCCCTGGCGTACGTCACGTCCATCGCGGGGGCGCGGCGGTTCGTGCTGACCGTCACCGGCGAGGCCCGGCACGCGGGCGGCACCCCCTTCGCCCGACGCCGGGACGCGCTGGTCGCCGCGGCCCACCTGGTCACCCGGATCGAGGAGCTGGCCATCGCGGCCGGCTGCCTGGCCACCGTCGGCGAGCTCCACGTGGAGCCGGGCGCCGTCAACGTGATCCCCGGACGCGCCGAGCTGACCCTCGACCTGCGCGGCCGCACCGACGCCGGCCGGGACGCGCTGTGGGAGCAGATCGCCGCCGCCGGGCGCGAGATCGCCGACGCGCGGGGCGTCGAGTTCGAGCACACCGAGACCCATGAGGCGCCGTCGACGGCCTGCTCGCCCCGGCTGAGCCAGGCCGTGGCGACGGGCATCACGCAGGCGACCGCGGCGTCGTCGGACCCGCTGGGGCTGTGGAGCCCGGCCGGCCACGACGGCATGGCGATGGCGGCCGTGACCGACGTCGGCATGCTGTTCCTGCGCTGCCGCGACGGCATCAGCCACCACCCGGACGAGCACGTGGACCCCGCGGACGTGGCCCTGGCGCTCGACGCGTACACGGCGGCGGTGCTGGCGCTGGCCGAGGAGGCGTCATGA
- a CDS encoding molybdopterin-dependent oxidoreductase, whose product MRIDGADVTAEPRPGQCLRTYLREQGTTVVKKGCDAGDCGACTVLLDGTPVQSCLVPAHRAVDAEVVTANGLGRFGPGGDLDADAEDLHPVQRAFVEAAGFQCGFCTAGMVCTVAGTPEPGPAGELLKGNLCRCTGYRSIRDALAGHVNTEVPEPGQAFGRAVVAPAAARVVTGREAYTLDEPEPPGLLHVAVLGSPHPHARITRIDATAARDAPGVHLVLTHYDVPDTLYSTGRHQNRLDDPDDTRILDPVLRFVGQRVAVAVAETPRQARAALDLVDVDYEVLSAVHDPEAARSPGAPLLHPDKTPAEHRVAEAGRNVVVQIHEEYAEPGQPGVEAALAASAATVTGTWTTSRVNHVALETHGARAWLEPGPDTDRAGAEGDPSTSAGTDGAVLHVRTSTQVPFLVRDELARLLDLPQARVRVVAGRVGGGFGGKQELLVEDVVALATLRTGRPVQWELTREQQFTTVPCRHPFRVTVRAGASATGELTALAIDVLADTGAYGNHAPGVLFHGVHESMAVYRAPNKRVDAESVYTNNVPSGAFRGYGLGQVQFAIEGALDELAARLDIGRVEMRRRNVIRPGDPFVVGQPVDGDLEYGSYGLDQCLDLVEDALASGRGEAAPDGWAEGRGVALAMIATIPPRGHYTHARVTVADDGDFVVDVGTAEFGNGTTTVHAQLAATELGVPVSRIRVRPSDTATSGYDTGAFGSAGSVVAGLAVQMAATALRAKLLSAGYLPSQNDSTGQIPSTQRAGVGRVVGMSAEATHDGSPRSVAFNVHGFRVAVQRETGVVRILQSVQAADAGVVINPEQLRGQIEGGVAQALGSALTERMVVRDGVVVTDRLRHYRVPQAADVPPTEVLFADTVDRLGPRGAKSMSEAPYNPVAPALANAVADATGVRPRDLPMRPDLLWELLATAAVPTGRGGR is encoded by the coding sequence ATGAGGATCGACGGCGCCGACGTCACGGCCGAGCCCCGGCCGGGCCAGTGCCTGCGCACCTACCTGCGGGAACAGGGCACCACCGTCGTGAAGAAGGGCTGCGACGCGGGTGACTGCGGAGCGTGCACCGTGCTGCTCGACGGCACCCCGGTGCAGTCGTGCCTGGTGCCCGCGCACCGCGCGGTCGACGCCGAGGTGGTCACCGCCAACGGGCTCGGCCGGTTCGGCCCGGGCGGGGACCTCGACGCGGACGCCGAAGACCTGCACCCCGTGCAGCGCGCGTTCGTCGAGGCCGCCGGGTTCCAGTGCGGCTTCTGCACGGCCGGCATGGTCTGCACGGTCGCGGGCACGCCCGAACCCGGCCCCGCCGGCGAGCTGCTCAAGGGCAACCTCTGCCGCTGCACCGGCTACCGGTCGATCCGTGACGCCCTCGCCGGGCACGTGAACACCGAGGTGCCGGAGCCGGGCCAGGCGTTCGGCCGCGCCGTCGTCGCGCCGGCCGCCGCTCGTGTGGTGACCGGCCGGGAGGCCTACACCCTGGACGAGCCCGAGCCGCCCGGCCTGCTGCACGTCGCCGTGCTCGGCAGCCCCCACCCGCACGCGCGGATCACGCGCATCGACGCGACGGCGGCCCGGGACGCGCCCGGCGTGCACCTGGTGCTCACCCACTACGACGTCCCGGACACGCTCTACTCGACCGGGCGGCACCAGAACCGGCTCGACGACCCCGACGACACCCGCATCCTCGACCCCGTCCTGCGGTTCGTGGGGCAGCGCGTCGCGGTCGCCGTCGCCGAGACGCCCCGGCAGGCCCGCGCCGCCCTCGATCTGGTCGACGTCGACTACGAGGTGCTGTCCGCCGTCCACGACCCCGAGGCCGCGCGGAGCCCGGGCGCCCCGCTGCTCCACCCCGACAAGACGCCCGCCGAGCACCGCGTCGCCGAGGCGGGCCGGAACGTCGTCGTGCAGATCCACGAGGAGTACGCCGAACCCGGGCAGCCCGGCGTCGAGGCGGCGCTCGCGGCGTCGGCGGCGACCGTGACCGGCACCTGGACCACGAGCCGCGTCAACCACGTCGCGCTGGAGACGCACGGCGCCCGCGCCTGGCTGGAGCCGGGCCCCGACACCGACCGCGCCGGAGCCGAGGGCGACCCTTCGACCAGCGCCGGGACCGACGGCGCCGTCCTGCACGTGCGCACCTCCACGCAGGTCCCGTTCCTCGTGCGCGACGAGCTCGCCCGGCTCCTGGACCTGCCGCAGGCCCGCGTCCGGGTGGTCGCGGGCCGCGTCGGCGGCGGGTTCGGGGGCAAGCAGGAGCTCCTCGTCGAGGACGTCGTCGCCCTCGCGACCCTGCGCACCGGCCGGCCCGTGCAGTGGGAGCTCACGCGCGAGCAGCAGTTCACCACCGTGCCCTGCCGCCACCCGTTCCGGGTCACGGTGCGGGCCGGGGCGTCCGCGACCGGCGAGCTGACCGCGCTCGCGATCGACGTCCTCGCCGACACCGGCGCCTACGGCAACCACGCGCCCGGCGTCCTGTTCCACGGGGTGCACGAGTCCATGGCCGTGTACCGCGCGCCGAACAAGCGCGTCGACGCCGAGTCGGTCTACACGAACAACGTGCCGTCGGGAGCGTTCCGCGGGTACGGGCTGGGGCAGGTGCAGTTCGCGATCGAGGGAGCGCTGGACGAGCTCGCCGCGCGCCTCGACATCGGCCGGGTCGAGATGCGCCGACGGAACGTCATCCGCCCGGGCGACCCGTTCGTCGTCGGGCAACCCGTGGACGGGGACCTGGAGTACGGGTCGTACGGGCTGGACCAGTGCCTCGACCTCGTCGAGGACGCCCTGGCCTCCGGTCGCGGCGAGGCGGCCCCGGACGGCTGGGCCGAGGGACGCGGCGTGGCGCTCGCGATGATCGCCACGATCCCGCCGCGCGGGCACTACACGCACGCCCGGGTCACGGTCGCGGACGACGGCGACTTCGTGGTCGACGTCGGCACCGCCGAGTTCGGCAACGGCACCACGACGGTGCACGCGCAGCTCGCGGCGACCGAGCTGGGCGTGCCGGTCTCGCGGATCCGCGTGCGCCCGTCGGACACGGCGACGTCCGGCTACGACACGGGCGCCTTCGGTTCCGCAGGCTCGGTAGTAGCGGGCCTTGCGGTCCAGATGGCCGCCACCGCCCTCCGTGCCAAGCTGTTGAGTGCTGGGTATTTGCCCTCTCAGAACGATTCGACAGGACAAATACCCAGCACTCAACGAGCCGGGGTGGGGCGGGTGGTGGGGATGAGTGCGGAGGCTACGCATGATGGGTCGCCGCGGTCCGTCGCGTTCAACGTGCACGGGTTCCGGGTGGCCGTGCAGCGGGAGACCGGGGTCGTGCGCATCCTCCAGTCGGTGCAGGCGGCCGACGCCGGCGTGGTGATCAACCCCGAGCAGCTCCGCGGGCAGATCGAGGGCGGCGTGGCGCAGGCCCTCGGCTCGGCGCTGACCGAACGCATGGTGGTGCGCGACGGCGTGGTCGTGACCGACCGGCTGCGCCACTACCGGGTGCCGCAGGCCGCGGACGTGCCACCCACCGAGGTGCTGTTCGCCGACACGGTCGACCGCCTCGGCCCGCGCGGCGCGAAGTCCATGAGCGAGGCCCCGTACAACCCCGTGGCCCCGGCGCTCGCGAACGCCGTCGCCGACGCCACCGGCGTGCGCCCGCGCGACCTGCCGATGCGGCCCGACCTGCTGTGGGAGCTGCTGGCTACAGCAGCCGTACCGACCGGCCGTGGGGGTCGGTGA